One Kineococcus aurantiacus genomic window carries:
- a CDS encoding urease subunit gamma, which translates to MNISPADTEKLLLAVAGMVARDRLQRGVRLNHPEAVALLSTWVVERAREGALVTDLMEAGRHVLTRDQVMPGVAEMLHDVQVEATFPDGRKLVTLHHPVQGPTGPGHEEGPGAVRVRPGTIVLNADRTAAERLELHVENTGDRPVQIGSHLHLPDANPALRFDRAAAHGFRLDVPSGTSVRFEPGVARTVAAVALRGERRVPGLRTDRSHLGEGGALDG; encoded by the coding sequence GTGAACATCAGTCCGGCCGACACCGAGAAGCTGCTCCTGGCGGTCGCGGGCATGGTCGCCCGCGACCGCCTGCAGCGCGGCGTGCGCCTCAACCACCCCGAAGCCGTCGCCCTGCTGTCCACCTGGGTGGTCGAGCGCGCCCGCGAGGGCGCCCTCGTCACCGACCTCATGGAGGCCGGCCGGCACGTCCTGACCCGCGACCAGGTCATGCCCGGCGTGGCGGAGATGCTGCACGACGTGCAGGTCGAGGCCACGTTCCCCGACGGCCGCAAGCTCGTCACCCTGCACCACCCCGTCCAGGGCCCCACGGGGCCCGGGCACGAGGAGGGTCCCGGAGCGGTCCGCGTCCGCCCCGGCACGATCGTCCTGAACGCCGACCGCACCGCGGCCGAGCGCCTGGAGCTGCACGTGGAGAACACCGGCGACCGCCCCGTGCAGATCGGGTCCCACCTGCACCTGCCCGACGCCAACCCCGCCCTGCGCTTCGACCGGGCCGCCGCCCACGGCTTCCGCCTCGACGTGCCCTCGGGCACCTCCGTGCGCTTCGAACCCGGCGTGGCCCGCACCGTGGCGGCCGTCGCCCTGCGCGGGGAGCGCCGCGTCCCGGGCCTGCGGACCGACCGCTCCCACCTCGGGGAAGGAGGTGCCCTCGATGGCTGA
- a CDS encoding urease accessory protein UreD, with the protein MNLTTPRRTAAPPGADDVTRVGVGADGLDLRTGAFAPKLLTRSPDGRAVRVALVGARALLLAGDRVAVEVHVGPGCTLDLVEVAATVAYDGRGGPPARWTTRLHLGAGARVRWDAEPLVVADGAHVERDTHVDLAPGAVARLRETLVLGRSGETGGAVVLRTRARRDGRPLLAEDLDLRDRRVRRSPAVLGGHRRVETLLVLGERVEAPGALQLEGPGSLVRRVG; encoded by the coding sequence GTGAACCTCACCACCCCCCGCCGCACCGCCGCGCCCCCGGGGGCGGACGACGTCACCCGCGTCGGCGTCGGCGCCGACGGGCTGGACCTGCGGACCGGGGCGTTCGCACCGAAGCTGCTCACCCGCAGCCCCGACGGGCGCGCCGTGCGCGTCGCGCTGGTCGGGGCCCGGGCGCTGCTGCTGGCCGGAGACCGGGTCGCGGTGGAGGTGCACGTCGGGCCCGGCTGCACCCTCGACCTCGTGGAGGTCGCCGCCACCGTCGCCTACGACGGTCGCGGCGGACCGCCCGCGCGCTGGACCACTCGCCTGCACCTGGGCGCCGGGGCCCGGGTGCGCTGGGACGCCGAACCCCTCGTCGTCGCCGACGGCGCCCACGTCGAGCGCGACACCCACGTCGACCTCGCCCCCGGCGCGGTCGCCCGGCTCCGCGAGACGCTCGTGCTGGGTCGCAGCGGCGAGACCGGCGGCGCCGTCGTGCTGCGCACCCGCGCGCGCCGGGACGGGCGGCCCCTGCTGGCCGAGGACCTGGACCTGCGCGACCGGCGGGTGCGCCGCTCCCCCGCCGTCCTCGGCGGCCACCGGCGCGTGGAGACGCTGCTGGTGCTGGGGGAACGCGTCGAGGCCCCCGGGGCGCTCCAGCTGGAGGGCCCCGGGAGCCTGGTGCGCCGCGTCGGCTGA
- a CDS encoding alpha/beta fold hydrolase gives MTTLVLGPSLGTTATTCWGPVARLLEGEFDVVTWELPGHGGDRGPVPAGLTVADLARRVADAVEGLFLYAGDSVGGQVGLQLLLDHPERVLGAVLCCTGARIGTAQSWAERTEQVRRSGTASLVAATATRWFAPGFLEREPERGAALLHALRDTGTEGYTAVCGALAAFDVRDRLGEVTRPVVAVAGAHDPVCPPESLREIADGVRHGRLEVLPDVAHQAPAEDPHEVARIIRELAREVA, from the coding sequence GTGACCACCCTCGTCCTGGGCCCGTCCCTGGGCACCACGGCCACCACCTGCTGGGGGCCGGTCGCCCGGCTCCTGGAGGGCGAGTTCGACGTCGTCACCTGGGAACTGCCCGGCCACGGCGGCGACCGGGGCCCCGTCCCCGCCGGCCTCACCGTGGCCGACCTCGCGCGGCGCGTCGCCGACGCCGTCGAGGGGCTCTTCCTCTACGCCGGGGACTCCGTCGGCGGCCAGGTCGGCCTGCAGCTCCTGCTGGACCACCCCGAGCGCGTCCTCGGCGCCGTCCTGTGCTGCACCGGTGCCCGCATCGGCACCGCGCAGTCGTGGGCCGAGCGCACCGAGCAGGTCCGCCGCTCGGGCACCGCCTCCCTCGTCGCGGCCACCGCGACCCGCTGGTTCGCCCCCGGCTTCCTCGAGCGCGAACCCGAGCGCGGCGCCGCGCTCCTGCACGCCCTGCGCGACACCGGCACCGAGGGGTACACGGCGGTCTGCGGAGCGCTGGCGGCGTTCGACGTCCGGGACCGGCTCGGGGAGGTCACCCGCCCCGTGGTGGCCGTCGCCGGCGCCCACGACCCCGTCTGCCCGCCGGAGTCGCTGCGCGAGATCGCCGACGGCGTCCGGCACGGACGGCTGGAGGTCCTGCCGGACGTCGCCCACCAGGCGCCGGCCGAGGACCCGCACGAGGTGGCCCGCATCATCCGGGAACTGGCACGGGAGGTCGCGTGA
- a CDS encoding purine-cytosine permease family protein yields the protein MTHNTEGAPPTAAGTHHVNTATSETLEDYTLRFAPRSYRRWTPAVVATSALGGIAYLADFSIGANIGIAHGTTNALLGIAVAAVVIFVSGFPLAYYAARYNIDLDLITRGSGFGYYGSVLTNVIFATFTFIFFALEGSIMAQGLELGLGVPRWIGYAVSTLIVIPLVVFGMKALSKLQVWTTPLWLVLMVIPFVYLVATHPDSVGEFFSYTGADGSGASVSTASVLLAAGVCLSLMAQIAEQIDYLRFMPPRTAENSRRWWTAVVLAGPGWVVFGALKQAVGLFLAVYLIASLDPQAAATANEPVHQFLGVYEEMVPGWLAMTLAVVLVVISQIKINVTNAYSGSLAWTNSFTRVTKRYPGRIVFVVVNLVIALTLMEANMFDFLNTILGFYANCAMAWVITVATDIVVNKGVLKISPTVAEFRRGMLYPVNPVGFVSVLLSAGLSIVVFFGGLGDGLQPYSPVVAIVLAVVCPPVLALATRGRYYLRRTDDGLTEPMYDADGNPSGTVLTCHVCRQDYERPDVTACLTHDDVVCSLCLSTDKLGDHVLPPAPAGTVPAPR from the coding sequence ATGACCCACAACACCGAGGGCGCCCCACCCACCGCGGCGGGGACCCACCACGTCAACACCGCCACCTCCGAGACGCTGGAGGACTACACGCTGCGGTTCGCCCCCCGCAGCTACCGCCGCTGGACCCCCGCCGTGGTCGCCACCTCCGCGCTCGGCGGCATCGCCTACCTCGCCGACTTCTCCATCGGCGCCAACATCGGCATCGCCCACGGCACCACCAACGCCCTGCTGGGCATCGCGGTGGCCGCGGTCGTCATCTTCGTCAGCGGTTTCCCGCTGGCCTACTACGCCGCCCGCTACAACATCGACCTCGACCTCATCACCCGCGGTTCGGGGTTCGGGTACTACGGGTCGGTGCTGACGAACGTCATCTTCGCGACGTTCACCTTCATCTTCTTCGCCCTCGAGGGGTCCATCATGGCCCAGGGCCTGGAACTGGGCCTGGGCGTCCCGCGCTGGATCGGCTACGCCGTGTCCACCCTCATCGTCATCCCGCTGGTCGTCTTCGGGATGAAGGCCCTGTCCAAGCTGCAGGTCTGGACCACCCCGCTGTGGCTGGTCCTCATGGTCATCCCCTTCGTCTACCTCGTCGCCACCCACCCCGACTCGGTCGGGGAGTTCTTCTCCTACACCGGCGCCGACGGCTCGGGGGCCTCGGTGAGCACCGCGTCGGTGCTGCTGGCCGCCGGGGTGTGCCTGTCGCTCATGGCCCAGATCGCCGAGCAGATCGACTACCTGCGGTTCATGCCCCCGCGCACCGCGGAGAACTCCCGGCGCTGGTGGACCGCGGTCGTCCTGGCCGGGCCGGGCTGGGTCGTGTTCGGCGCCCTCAAGCAGGCCGTCGGGCTGTTCCTGGCCGTCTACCTCATCGCCTCCCTGGACCCGCAGGCCGCCGCCACCGCGAACGAGCCGGTGCACCAGTTCCTCGGGGTGTACGAGGAGATGGTGCCGGGCTGGCTGGCCATGACCCTCGCCGTCGTCCTCGTCGTCATCAGCCAGATCAAGATCAACGTCACCAACGCCTACTCCGGCTCCCTGGCCTGGACGAACTCCTTCACCCGCGTCACCAAGCGCTACCCCGGCCGCATCGTCTTCGTCGTCGTGAACCTCGTCATCGCGCTGACGCTGATGGAGGCCAACATGTTCGACTTCCTCAACACCATCCTGGGGTTCTACGCCAACTGCGCCATGGCCTGGGTCATCACCGTGGCCACCGACATCGTCGTCAACAAGGGGGTCCTGAAGATCTCCCCGACGGTGGCGGAGTTCCGCCGCGGCATGCTGTACCCGGTGAACCCCGTCGGGTTCGTCTCGGTGCTGCTGTCGGCGGGCCTGTCCATCGTCGTGTTCTTCGGCGGTCTCGGCGACGGCCTGCAGCCCTACTCCCCCGTGGTCGCCATCGTCCTGGCGGTCGTCTGCCCGCCGGTCCTCGCGCTGGCCACCCGGGGCCGCTACTACCTGCGCCGCACCGACGACGGCCTCACCGAGCCGATGTACGACGCCGACGGCAACCCCTCGGGGACGGTCCTCACCTGCCACGTGTGCCGGCAGGACTACGAGCGCCCCGACGTCACCGCCTGCCTCACCCACGACGACGTCGTCTGCTCGCTGTGCCTGAGCACCGACAAGCTCGGCGACCACGTCCTGCCCCCCGCCCCCGCGGGGACCGTCCCCGCTCCCCGCTGA
- a CDS encoding lyase family protein codes for MSELFRPGDHRAGATFSGSALRAALVAVESAWAGTDLTDPGDALDVEAGGNPVIPLVWALARANPGVDVHTGLTSQDVLDTALVLLLREAVRQVRGHLDRAVAAADALTAAHGQRPAIARTLTQWALPVTLAHRFGSWRTGLGTASAELGALTFPVQCGGPVGTRSDRRDLAARLDLADGPSWHTHRRPVTRAGDALVAAVDACGHVARDVLTLSRPEVGELSEGSGGGSSSMPHKANPALSTLVRSAAIVTPHLGAALHSAAADQVDERADGAWHAEWDTLRLLARRTVVATAQTADLLAGLRVHPDRVAANLAAAERLRGGDA; via the coding sequence GTGAGCGAGCTGTTCCGCCCCGGGGACCACCGGGCGGGTGCGACGTTCAGCGGGAGCGCCCTGCGGGCGGCCCTGGTGGCCGTCGAGTCCGCCTGGGCGGGCACCGACCTCACCGACCCCGGCGACGCCCTGGACGTCGAGGCCGGGGGGAACCCCGTCATCCCCCTGGTCTGGGCGCTGGCGCGCGCCAACCCGGGCGTCGACGTGCACACGGGCCTGACGAGCCAGGACGTGCTCGACACGGCCCTGGTGCTGCTGCTGCGCGAGGCGGTGCGGCAGGTGCGCGGGCACCTGGACCGCGCGGTGGCCGCCGCGGACGCGCTCACCGCCGCCCACGGGCAGCGGCCCGCGATCGCCCGCACGCTCACCCAGTGGGCCCTGCCCGTGACCCTCGCGCACCGGTTCGGCAGCTGGCGCACCGGCCTGGGGACCGCGTCGGCCGAACTGGGCGCGCTCACCTTCCCCGTGCAGTGCGGCGGGCCCGTGGGCACCCGGTCGGACCGCCGGGACCTCGCCGCGCGGCTGGACCTGGCCGACGGCCCGTCCTGGCACACCCACCGCCGGCCCGTCACGCGCGCCGGCGACGCCCTCGTCGCGGCCGTCGACGCCTGCGGGCACGTGGCCCGCGACGTGCTGACGCTGTCGCGCCCGGAGGTCGGGGAACTGTCCGAGGGGTCCGGCGGCGGGTCGTCGTCGATGCCGCACAAGGCGAACCCGGCGCTGTCGACGCTCGTGCGGTCCGCGGCGATCGTCACCCCGCACCTGGGCGCGGCCCTGCACTCCGCGGCGGCCGACCAGGTCGACGAACGCGCCGACGGGGCCTGGCACGCCGAGTGGGACACCCTGCGGCTGCTGGCCCGGCGCACCGTCGTGGCCACCGCGCAGACCGCGGACCTGCTCGCCGGCCTGCGCGTGCACCCCGACCGCGTCGCCGCCAACCTGGCCGCCGCCGAACGACTCCGAGGAGGAGACGCGTGA
- a CDS encoding substrate-binding domain-containing protein — protein sequence MPEGFRVALAVPRRGPAGMFGPACRAAAHLGAEEVNDRGGVAGRPLELVDVDAGDEPARVARVLDQAVRRGEVDAVVGWHLSSVRTAVAPVLAGRVPYVYATAYEGGEEHDGVLCTGELPGEQVVAALGFLREQFGWRRWVVVGDDYVWPRATAAGAHRALRRDGIELVGQHWVPLGCQDEDAWARLLEQVGAVADGRGGPGGAGGVDGVLMLLAGADGVRFNREFAAAGLDEGLVRFSPFMDETMLLASGPEATRGLFASAGWFATLGSASALEFSAGFARSFDRVVDDAPGLATPSPGTMAESTYLALTLLADLGRRVPPSPADLGRARAGWTWDTPHGAVRLRRGRAGHRVHVAAAVGLEFEVLAEVSGRR from the coding sequence ATGCCAGAAGGTTTCCGCGTCGCCCTGGCGGTCCCCCGCCGCGGGCCGGCCGGGATGTTCGGGCCGGCCTGCCGCGCGGCCGCCCACCTGGGGGCCGAGGAGGTCAACGACCGCGGCGGGGTCGCGGGCCGGCCCCTGGAACTGGTCGACGTCGACGCCGGGGACGAACCCGCCCGGGTGGCCCGGGTCCTGGACCAGGCGGTGCGGCGCGGGGAGGTCGACGCGGTCGTGGGCTGGCACCTGTCCAGCGTGCGCACCGCCGTCGCCCCGGTCCTGGCCGGCCGGGTCCCCTACGTCTACGCCACGGCCTACGAGGGCGGCGAGGAGCACGACGGGGTGCTGTGCACCGGGGAACTGCCCGGTGAGCAGGTCGTGGCGGCGCTGGGTTTCCTGCGCGAGCAGTTCGGCTGGCGGCGGTGGGTCGTCGTGGGCGACGACTACGTCTGGCCCCGGGCCACCGCGGCCGGTGCGCACCGCGCGCTGCGCCGCGACGGGATCGAGCTCGTCGGGCAGCACTGGGTGCCGCTGGGCTGCCAGGACGAGGACGCGTGGGCGCGGCTGCTGGAGCAGGTGGGGGCCGTGGCGGACGGTCGGGGCGGTCCGGGCGGGGCCGGCGGGGTCGACGGCGTCCTCATGCTGCTCGCGGGGGCCGACGGGGTGCGCTTCAACCGCGAGTTCGCCGCCGCGGGCCTGGACGAGGGACTGGTGCGGTTCAGCCCGTTCATGGACGAGACCATGCTGCTGGCCAGCGGGCCGGAGGCCACCCGCGGGTTGTTCGCCTCCGCGGGCTGGTTCGCCACGCTGGGCTCGGCGTCGGCGCTGGAGTTCAGCGCGGGCTTCGCGCGCAGCTTCGACCGGGTCGTGGACGACGCGCCGGGGCTGGCCACCCCGTCCCCGGGCACGATGGCCGAGAGCACCTACCTCGCGCTGACGCTGCTGGCCGACCTGGGCCGCCGCGTCCCCCCGTCGCCCGCGGACCTGGGCCGCGCCCGCGCGGGCTGGACGTGGGACACCCCGCACGGCGCGGTGCGGTTGCGCCGCGGCCGGGCCGGGCACCGGGTGCACGTGGCCGCGGCCGTCGGGCTGGAGTTCGAGGTGCTCGCCGAGGTCTCCGGCCGGCGCTGA
- the pcaC gene encoding 4-carboxymuconolactone decarboxylase: MSEYEDGMAVRREVLGDAHVDRAVAATTGFTADFQRYITENAWGAVWTRPGLDRRSRSLITLTALIARGHHEEFAMHVRAARTNGVTVEEIKETILQSAVYCGVPDANNAFRIAAQVLTDLGETL; this comes from the coding sequence GTGAGCGAGTACGAGGACGGGATGGCCGTGCGCCGGGAGGTCCTCGGGGACGCCCACGTGGACCGCGCGGTCGCGGCCACGACGGGGTTCACCGCCGACTTCCAGCGGTACATCACCGAGAACGCGTGGGGCGCGGTCTGGACCCGGCCGGGTCTGGACCGCCGGTCCCGCTCCCTGATCACCCTGACGGCGCTCATCGCGCGCGGGCACCACGAGGAGTTCGCGATGCACGTGCGCGCGGCGCGGACCAACGGCGTCACCGTGGAGGAGATCAAGGAGACGATCCTGCAGTCGGCCGTGTACTGCGGGGTGCCGGACGCGAACAACGCGTTCCGCATCGCGGCGCAGGTGCTGACGGACCTCGGCGAGACGCTCTAG
- a CDS encoding MarR family transcriptional regulator, whose amino-acid sequence MSAPVPAVPAAPAPGVSVGLLDRLRAAALLQSAVAEALRDGDLTPDRWRCLAQVARQPGASMSDLVETLVMAPATASRAVDGLVDQGLVYRGLDPADRRRVVLRASAEGRRLLAALEERLAGL is encoded by the coding sequence GTGTCTGCTCCCGTCCCGGCGGTTCCGGCGGCCCCGGCCCCCGGGGTGAGCGTCGGGCTGCTCGACCGCCTGCGGGCCGCGGCCCTGCTGCAGAGCGCCGTGGCCGAGGCCCTGCGGGACGGCGACCTCACCCCCGACCGCTGGCGCTGCCTGGCCCAGGTGGCCCGGCAGCCGGGGGCGTCGATGAGCGACCTGGTCGAGACCCTGGTGATGGCACCGGCGACGGCGAGCCGGGCCGTGGACGGCCTCGTGGACCAGGGGCTGGTGTACCGCGGCCTGGACCCCGCCGACCGGCGCCGGGTGGTCCTGCGCGCCTCCGCGGAGGGGCGGCGGCTGCTGGCCGCCCTGGAGGAGCGCCTCGCGGGCCTGTGA
- a CDS encoding urease subunit alpha encodes MAELDRAAYAALYGPTTGDQVRLGDTDLWIEVEADLTAGGEEAVFGGGKSIRESMAQGTTTRAQGAPDTVITNAVVLDHTGIYRADVGLRDGVVCGIGRAGNPDVADGVHPALRIGPSTDVVSGEGRILTAGGIDTHVHLISPSQVHEALAAGITTIAGGGTGPSEGTKATTVTPGAWHLAHVHRALDDLPVNVLLLGKGNTVSAQGLAEQALAGAAGYKVHEDWGSTPAAIDAALRAAEEFGLQVALHSDSLNEAGYVDSTIAAIAGRSIHAFHTEGAGGGHAPDIITLASHPNVVPGSTNPTLPHTVNTVPEHLDMLIVCHHLNPAVPEDLAFAESRIRATTIAAEDVLHDLGALSITSSDAQAMGRIGEVITRTWQVAHVMKARRGALGSGPADNERAKRYVAKYTINPAVAHGVDHLLGSVEVGKMADLVLWEPAFFGVRPSVVLKGGALVLGALGDPNASIPTPQPVLLRPALTHPVGADVSVSFVSPAAIADGLADRLGLRRRLEPVRDTRGVGKAQMVHNDALPRIEVDPETFAITIDGDLVVPAPATELPLAQRYQLF; translated from the coding sequence ATGGCTGAGCTCGACCGCGCCGCCTACGCCGCGCTCTACGGGCCCACCACGGGCGACCAGGTCCGCCTGGGCGACACCGACCTGTGGATCGAGGTCGAGGCCGACCTCACCGCCGGCGGGGAGGAGGCCGTCTTCGGCGGCGGGAAGTCCATCCGCGAGTCCATGGCCCAGGGCACCACGACCCGGGCCCAGGGCGCGCCCGACACCGTCATCACCAACGCGGTCGTGCTGGACCACACCGGGATCTACCGCGCCGACGTCGGCCTGCGCGACGGCGTGGTGTGCGGCATCGGCCGCGCCGGGAACCCCGACGTCGCCGACGGCGTCCACCCCGCCCTGCGCATCGGCCCGTCCACCGACGTCGTCTCCGGCGAGGGCCGCATCCTCACCGCCGGCGGCATCGACACCCACGTCCACCTCATCTCCCCCTCGCAGGTCCACGAGGCCCTCGCCGCCGGGATCACCACGATCGCCGGGGGCGGCACCGGCCCCAGCGAGGGCACGAAGGCCACGACCGTCACCCCCGGCGCCTGGCACCTGGCCCACGTCCACCGCGCCCTGGACGACCTGCCCGTCAACGTCCTGCTGCTGGGCAAGGGCAACACCGTCAGCGCGCAGGGCCTGGCCGAGCAGGCGCTGGCCGGTGCGGCCGGGTACAAGGTCCACGAGGACTGGGGGTCCACGCCCGCCGCGATCGACGCGGCGCTGCGCGCGGCGGAGGAGTTCGGCCTGCAGGTCGCGCTGCACTCCGACTCCCTCAACGAGGCCGGGTACGTCGACTCCACGATCGCCGCCATCGCCGGGCGCTCGATCCACGCCTTCCACACCGAGGGCGCCGGCGGCGGCCACGCCCCCGACATCATCACCCTCGCCTCGCACCCCAACGTCGTCCCCGGCTCGACGAACCCGACGCTGCCGCACACGGTGAACACCGTCCCCGAGCACCTCGACATGCTCATCGTCTGCCACCACCTCAACCCGGCGGTCCCCGAGGACCTCGCCTTCGCCGAGTCCCGCATCCGGGCCACGACGATCGCCGCCGAGGACGTCCTGCACGACCTGGGGGCGCTGTCCATCACGAGCTCGGACGCGCAGGCCATGGGCCGGATCGGGGAGGTCATCACCCGCACCTGGCAGGTCGCGCACGTCATGAAGGCCCGCCGCGGGGCGCTGGGGTCCGGTCCGGCCGACAACGAGCGCGCCAAGCGGTACGTCGCCAAGTACACGATCAACCCGGCGGTCGCCCACGGCGTCGACCACCTGCTGGGTTCGGTCGAGGTCGGCAAGATGGCCGACCTGGTGCTGTGGGAACCGGCGTTCTTCGGCGTGCGGCCGTCGGTGGTGCTCAAGGGCGGTGCCCTCGTCCTCGGCGCGCTGGGGGACCCCAACGCCTCCATCCCCACCCCGCAGCCGGTGCTGCTGCGCCCGGCGCTCACGCACCCCGTCGGCGCGGACGTCTCGGTCTCCTTCGTCTCCCCCGCCGCGATCGCCGACGGCCTGGCGGACCGGCTCGGGCTGCGGCGCCGGCTGGAACCGGTGCGCGACACCCGCGGCGTCGGGAAGGCGCAGATGGTCCACAACGACGCCCTGCCCCGCATCGAGGTCGACCCCGAGACCTTCGCCATCACGATCGACGGCGACCTCGTCGTCCCCGCCCCGGCCACCGAACTGCCGCTGGCCCAGCGCTACCAGCTGTTCTGA
- a CDS encoding urease accessory protein UreF, whose amino-acid sequence MTGPGPTPDPAPDPDLLLALLADARLPVGAHTQSAGLEPAVAHGGLALADVPEFLHGRLRTVVAVEAGTAVVARHHVLAGLPPGPVEDAWAARTPSPPLRAASRTLGRGYLRMAGRVWPHPVWAALGRTPPRPLVLGALAAVAGLDAARLVRLCVHDDAATVGAAALKLLPTDPVDTVAWTVAAHRAGEGLVADLAHLTDPDDVPAPGAPLTEEFSLLHTTTPMRLFHA is encoded by the coding sequence ATGACCGGACCCGGACCCACCCCCGACCCGGCACCCGACCCGGACCTGCTGCTGGCGCTGCTGGCCGACGCCCGGCTGCCGGTGGGCGCGCACACGCAGTCCGCCGGTCTGGAACCGGCCGTCGCCCACGGCGGCCTGGCCCTGGCCGACGTGCCGGAGTTCCTGCACGGGCGGCTGCGCACCGTGGTGGCCGTCGAGGCCGGCACCGCCGTCGTGGCCCGCCACCACGTCCTGGCCGGCCTGCCCCCGGGACCGGTCGAGGACGCCTGGGCCGCACGCACCCCCAGCCCGCCGCTGCGCGCGGCGTCGCGCACCCTGGGCCGGGGGTACCTGCGGATGGCCGGGCGGGTCTGGCCGCACCCGGTGTGGGCCGCGCTGGGGCGCACGCCACCGCGCCCCCTGGTGCTGGGGGCGCTGGCCGCCGTCGCCGGGCTGGACGCCGCCCGCCTGGTCCGGTTGTGCGTCCACGACGACGCCGCCACCGTGGGCGCCGCCGCCCTGAAGCTGCTGCCCACCGACCCCGTGGACACCGTCGCCTGGACGGTGGCCGCCCACCGGGCCGGTGAGGGGCTGGTCGCCGACCTGGCCCACCTGACCGACCCCGACGACGTCCCCGCCCCCGGGGCGCCCCTGACCGAAGAGTTCTCCCTCCTGCACACCACCACCCCGATGAGGTTGTTCCATGCCTGA
- the ureG gene encoding urease accessory protein UreG, with protein sequence MPEKPLDPQNAPTTRSFRLGVAGPVGTGKSSLIALLCRELSGRLRLGVVTNDIYTDEDARFLRSAGVLDPERIRAVETGACPHTAIRDDVTANLLAVEDLEADFAPLDVVLVESGGDNLTATFSPALVDAQIFVLDVAGGGDVARKGGPGIARADLLVVNKTDLAPHVGVDVERMHADASAARDGRPVIALSRTDRHSIDHLTGWLLGVLEQFRAGGHEPVDPGPMAPHSHADGTVHSHA encoded by the coding sequence ATGCCTGAGAAACCGCTGGACCCCCAGAACGCCCCGACCACCCGCTCGTTCCGCCTCGGCGTCGCCGGGCCCGTCGGCACCGGCAAGAGCTCCCTCATCGCGCTGCTCTGCCGGGAACTGTCCGGCCGGCTGCGCCTGGGGGTCGTCACCAACGACATCTACACCGACGAGGACGCCCGGTTCCTGCGCTCGGCCGGGGTCCTGGACCCCGAGCGGATCCGCGCGGTGGAGACCGGCGCCTGCCCGCACACCGCCATCCGCGACGACGTCACCGCGAACCTGCTGGCCGTGGAGGACCTCGAAGCCGACTTCGCGCCGCTGGACGTGGTGCTCGTGGAGTCCGGCGGGGACAACCTCACCGCGACGTTCTCCCCCGCCCTGGTCGACGCGCAGATCTTCGTCCTCGACGTCGCCGGTGGCGGGGACGTGGCCCGCAAGGGCGGCCCCGGGATCGCGCGCGCCGACCTGCTGGTGGTCAACAAGACCGACCTCGCCCCGCACGTGGGGGTCGACGTGGAGCGGATGCACGCCGACGCCTCCGCCGCCCGCGACGGCCGTCCCGTCATCGCCCTGTCCCGCACCGACCGGCACTCGATCGACCACCTCACCGGCTGGCTGCTGGGGGTGCTGGAGCAGTTCCGCGCCGGCGGCCACGAACCGGTCGACCCGGGGCCGATGGCCCCGCACTCCCACGCCGACGGGACCGTGCACAGCCACGCGTGA
- the pcaG gene encoding protocatechuate 3,4-dioxygenase subunit alpha translates to MSTDQRLAPTPGQTVGPFFHYALPYDGDSALVPHGTAGAVRLHGTVLDGLGVPVPDAVVEVWQADPAGRVVQAAGSLHRDGYTFTGFGRCATDRTGRYSFTTLTPGGVDGGLPFFALAVFARGLLHRLTTRAYLPLPDGQDGDALLRAAGERRATLVAAADPDGYRFDVHLQGPDETVFLTVPGETVPGDRAS, encoded by the coding sequence GTGAGCACCGACCAGCGCCTGGCCCCCACCCCGGGCCAGACCGTCGGCCCGTTCTTCCACTACGCCCTGCCCTACGACGGCGACAGCGCCCTCGTCCCCCACGGCACGGCCGGCGCGGTCCGGTTGCACGGCACCGTCCTCGACGGGCTCGGCGTCCCCGTCCCCGACGCGGTCGTGGAGGTCTGGCAGGCCGACCCCGCCGGGCGCGTCGTGCAGGCGGCCGGGTCGCTGCACCGCGACGGGTACACGTTCACCGGTTTCGGCCGCTGCGCCACCGACCGCACGGGCCGCTACTCGTTCACGACGCTGACCCCCGGCGGCGTGGACGGCGGCCTGCCGTTCTTCGCCCTCGCCGTGTTCGCGCGCGGGCTGCTGCACCGGCTCACCACGCGCGCCTACCTGCCCCTGCCGGACGGGCAGGACGGCGACGCCCTGCTGCGCGCGGCCGGCGAGCGCCGCGCGACCCTCGTCGCCGCCGCCGACCCCGACGGCTACCGGTTCGACGTGCACCTGCAGGGCCCCGACGAGACGGTGTTCCTCACCGTCCCCGGCGAGACCGTCCCCGGCGACCGGGCGTCGTGA